The following proteins are co-located in the Diaphorobacter sp. HDW4B genome:
- a CDS encoding rubredoxin yields MTNSKTWMCLICGWIYDEAEGAPDHGIAPNTSWEQVPMNWTCPECGARKEDFEMVEI; encoded by the coding sequence GTGACAAACTCAAAAACTTGGATGTGTCTGATTTGCGGTTGGATATATGACGAAGCCGAGGGGGCTCCCGATCATGGTATTGCACCCAACACGTCATGGGAACAAGTACCCATGAACTGGACATGTCCCGAGTGCGGCGCACGCAAAGAAGACTTCGAGATGGTGGAAATCTGA